The genomic window AGAATGGCAAATCAGAAAGTATTGTATcaggaaaaatatagaaattttattaaatcttttacCAAGAAGTTTCGGAAGGGCATGTTTTGGATGATACTGCTTTTATAAATTGTGCAAGATGGCTTACTACAAACAATAGGTTTCTATGTCTGTAAGTCACTGAAGAaaattcttttgataaattttgtgaTCCTTTTCTATACTACCATGTGTTTCGCCATAATAAAgaattcatatataaaagatGATGGAAGAAAATTCGATCTTCACGAGCTTGTTCTTCAAAATTGTTCACTAGAGTGTTTAAAATACCTAAGTTAAATTTCATTGTTGActatcttataaaattattgaagcGACCAAAAGAAGAGGTGAATGAACCCTTTTTTACGAAATATTTATCCGATCAGCAAATTGATAACAATATCAATAATGAAGAGCTcctcattccaaaaaaaaaaaatatatatatccattaaaTTCTCAAGCTTTCGAAGGagatgttaaaaatatgaaagaagcatcatcaaaatatgacaaaagatggttaaatatttgcaaaacttGCATTAAGGGAGTGTATATCTTCGTATGAGTCCAAAAAAGACtatgtttttcaataaattatgtttgtcgtatttatatttttttttttgtaaatgtttgaaCAAAGAATAATCGTTTACTTAAATAGAGTTTATGTATTATACATTAAtcgaatatatttatgtgtcaTTGGAGttcaaaaaacttcaaaatattagtctCACTTGTAATAATTAGTATTATCATTcgtcatttttgcaaaaaggtatgaataatatattttattttgattgattttcatGAATATGGCTCTTGTCAGGGATGGATGTATATTGAATGTCAATAAGGATAAAATGTGAGAACCTATATTTTACGTAAAAAGCGAGGCATAGAGTTAATGCCCCTTTAAAACCAGCATTGGATGTTGCAATTGTTgttaaaaagtagaaaaatgcTACTTGTCAAAACAAATACgtttattacaaataaagtcCAGACAAATATTCGTTTAGGGATTAATTTGGGCTTAGAACTTTATTGTTCTCAACTTTACAtgtcattcaaataaataatatttaataagaatctacttatgaattaaattatcaataacccttaaaaataactattttatttgttttgaatatcTTTTGCAATAATAAAAGTTTGCATTTTAGCTAAATTAAAACATAGGAAATTTCAATCGAGGGTtgccagctaaaaaaaataattttctgagctgaaattttgcatactGTTTTTCAACAGTACAACGTATGAACTTTTTATCAATTTCCCAGAAAGTGGTGTTACCCCCCTTTAAAAAGAAACACGGCCCACCCTAATGTATATTGTAGTAATGGGACAATTAATCAGAGTCGGGTGTCTTTTCTGGAATCTATAACgggcaaataaattttaatttgcgattccgattcgTATGTATTGTTATCATTACTcgtatttatcaatttattacttttttaagttttgaaaaaaaatatatccgtcaagatacaaaaaaacGACCATCTGAATTGTTTACTTGAGTCTgataatcttataaatattctaataaagtcatttatgataaaaatgctCGAAAACTAAGACAAAACAAACCAACTCTGAAAAAAAGTGTTCCAAACACATGCGGTCAGAgcagatattgttatttaaggggaataagttttgtaaagggatttagGAAAGCTAGTCTTTACAAAATTTGTGGTATGATTACTCACCCTGGGAATATTAACCTTGGAAGTAActccattttcttatttttatcccTTATCAATAATctgaatattgattggttgaattcaagctagttgttgttgttgcaaATAACTTCCTACTATTGAATGAAGTTAATCTATGATAAAGTCGAAggtctttttcttttctctttttcgCAAAAAGACTGAACActataaaactattaataaataaaaaacttcatcaaaaactatactttttggggaaacataaatgtatttgttgGGCTGTAGTTTAGCTTATCTGCCTTACGGTATTACTATCGTCTTTGTTTCGAACttcaaattaaagataaataaatattaaaaataattaatagtcgTGTTAAtgacatcaaaatacaaaattctaaataaaCGAAAAATGTTGTTGTACATAAATCGAAATGTATATTTGATCTTaagataaatattgaaaattcacTAATAATTCAGTATTACCAACTCTAAGTCTTGAGAAcccttgaagaaaatataattatgaagtgTAATATTATACTTGATAAAaagataatgtttattttctttttatttcaaaacaatcAGATTTTACACAtacgtaaataaattaatgtaaaaaaaaaatattggaaagtTTTAgggttaaaataaatatcaacaacaaTATCACTTGTATTTGTTCAAGTGATAATACTAACAATACAAAACGTTTGTTCTGATCAACAATAATACTTTTGTAGGATTGATTTGATTTGAGGCGTGGGTAGTTTAGCCCAAAGGAGCTCCGAGTGCGTTGTTCTCATCATAAGTCTCTCCAGGTGCAGCAGGAGTAGGGTCCAAACACCATTTGGTTCTGAGGGGCTTATCAACCTTTTGGGGTTGAGAGAACTTCAAGTTACAGACTTCTTGAGGGAAGGTTGTGCATTCGTGTTCAGGCTTGAGCTTGGGAACAAGCTTTGTTTGGAAGCGACAGGTCTTTTGGGGGTTCAAGTCACAGACCTCCTCGGGTACATCAACAAGAGAAGTGATGGTCTTGTCATGGCACTCTTCGGGTCCTTCCTCAGTGACACATCCAGCTCCGCAGATCTCAATTGGAAGCTTTTCGCACTTAGTGTCTCCAACGAATTTACCGGGTTGCTTCTCGATATATTTTGTGGTACAGGAAGACTCATAGACGGTACGACATTCTTCGGGTCCTTGACCGTTGCAGACCTTTTCCAAAGGCCTGTAACACTTCTTGATGGTCTCTTCAGTGGCTTGTTGTTTGAATGTGACTTGACAGATTTTCTCAAAGTTTTCTTCACAAACCTCTTCTTGAGAAGGTGTGAATTGTGTCACATAAGTGTAGTGACACTTTTCCACGTTCTTGTGAGTACATTCGAGGATGGGATCCTTTTGAATACTTTGAATGGTTTCTTGTTTTTCTACACAACAGAGGCCTGTTTCAGGGTCATTTTGACATCCACTGAAGTCAACAGCTCCTGATACAAGGCTGTTGCCTTGACGACCTTGCCTAGAAGGCTGACTATTGAAGCCCTGATTGAATGATGATTGACTGTTGCTTGAAAAACTTGGGCGAATAATATCCCCAGATACAACAGTGGCCACGAACAATAAAAGtccaaactgaaaaaaatatttacattagatTGATTCTTTGTTTTagtaaaaatacacttttgcaATTTACCTTGATCATTTTTGTTGTTTGCTTGgaatttatcattcaaaaacTGATACTTTAATCTTAAGataccattaatatatatatactcacaATTAACATTCAAGATGTTTCATTCTTTACGCAAAATAAGCGTATTTGTTATGCGTTGCTCCTTGTTGCCTTTCATTAAAATGCGCGTATGTCCTTCAAATGTGCCGAATTTAAATGGACGAGCACATTCTTTACATTTAGTATATAACTCTCATTTCTATCTACCTCAATATGTAATgtacttaaaacttttttgaagtgataaaaaaaataattgtgaaagTGAATATGAATTATAGTTCAAGAaaacttttgtaatattttaaaatggggTGAAATCATTCGTCTTTTCTTAATCATAAGTTGACTAATGACGTCATAAgttggataaaaataataggaGGAAATTGGATATAAAAACgttttccctttcttttttaGAGGGAGAGGGTGGGTAGGTTGTCGTAAATGCAAGCCTAGACAATGAACGGAAAAACGAACGGCGTTCActctttccgttcattttttgaacaaatgaacaacaaatgggggaaaaaaatgaacgataaactgaaaaaaatatgaacggcgttcattttcttattatctaTATGAGGTACCTCGTTGACTATTTAttccacatatttttttcttaattatgggtataattattatctttgatggtggcttaaatattgtttatttagtctaatttttttcaatctgttgCTTCGTTTGATTTTACTATTCACTGGAAAATATGTTATgtcaagatagccttcaaaattacaaataaattataatggatCAAGTAAAAGGTACAATGGAtgttaatgaatttatttatctagtgtgtttttaagtttttgtctAATCTTTTAATGCAAAATGCAGAAATGTTTACCCAatattagcaccttcaatctttattactgggTAATTTGAAAGTACTTTGTGTTAATTTTAAAcatctccttttttataatacatataattaattatctggAGAGTGCcagaagatattcatatactcgaatttcaaattatacaattcaattgcaggtatttaaaaatatcaaatttgacaCAATACTGTATTTTGTTATTCCTGAAAATGTAATTCAATTCTCTCAATGTTTAAggaagttgtgttgttttattgatatatcatattttattaaataactgaTTTTGGTGTAAGAAATTAGAGTATACTccagacaataaatgataattattaaaaaaaaaaaaaaaggttaaaaattaagaaaaagtattttcatattgtgcagtaataaaaattaatgccAATGTtgggttgaaattgatgtacgtCTCATGAACAGATTAAATGTAAACTTCAccagataataatttttttaaatccattataatttatatttgatccattacacactatttgtaattttgaaggctatcttaaGATGACTTTTTTCCGTCAAATAGTGCAATTAAACAAAGTAATggattggaaaaaattttaaagtgggtaaaatattaagaatctATCTACATTCAATGTAAATGCCATGAATTAGATTGGGGGTTactctttctttcttctcaATTACCTATAATGTCTCTGCAACGAGGCAATCTTTCCATTAAATAAGGTAACTTAGCAAAAATATGTCAgttcagctattttttaaaggagggagGACGTTGAAACAAATTTGGAGGttccattaaataaaagtaatggctttattttgagtatataaaaaataaaaacagtttgaAGAAATTGGGcaccatattataaaaattgagagtatCATTTTAGGGACCCTGGGATTGCCTATTTTGATTTTAGTAAGCTAAACCcttgaggctcatttttatgtattacgaaacaaaaagggggttatatatcaatgattatttttttaaagtggactTTTTATActggataaatattaaatgaataaataaaaattcaaaaatgaacgtaaaaaaataagctaatGAACGGCGAACagaaagtttttacaaattgaACAGTTGAACGAAAAAAGAGTGAACGGTTACAAGCCTGCATACATGTCATttaagcaaggttaatagaaatacaagtttatactGTAACgcttttcctacaaatttttgactttcacatcactttttaatagtgttgtcaaagagtagctatatatcgctTTTattgactgttactgttagagtacagCTGTTATTTTCTATGGCGTCAAAACTTGTGTGAACTGCCCAGGAGTTGGTAtggtacatcaaattaaaaattatagcaagcccgattacattaggacataaccttgtatttctataagccTTGATATTGAGGAAATGAACTCATAATTTAAGCTAATTATAAAAGAAAGCTTATACCTctaaattatcatattattcatatacaaaAGCATTGTGTTCTAAATCTTTGTTATCCATCTACAATcactaaaaaatcatatttttttcatatcaaatcaaatttttaacaaCAGTTGCATAAAATATCACTTCAACGCgggtaatatttttctctagtcggtaatctgaagagtgtttttttttattttcaaaagctgctatctttatttttaatcattgaaGAGATCCCATCTAAATACAAGTAACCACGTGTGAGTTTTCTGTAAAAAACGGTGAGCATCCGTGATGGTCTACCGTGGAATATttgtgtaagtccttcttggattcagaatagaattgaggatcaacatcagagtaatttttgtcttttttatacttGCTAGATATAGTGTTGGCTTGGTGTATTCTCCTTTCTtttcatgacagttaagctgatCTGCTCCCAATAGGGATTCGGGGTTAAAATGTTGCTTTTGGTTTCTATTATTTTCACATACTTGCAGATAATGTTTTGTACAATTCAAAACATAATCCTAGTTGTTCATAGAAAGTACACATACAGGTAGTGGGGGAGGGTTTTGAAATTGAGGCCTTTATAAGAAAGGGAGGTTAAAGAAAAGTACCAGATGCGAACAAAGGCGGGATATTGGGTCATACTTAATAggatttaataacaaatttttaaatagttgaaaaatctatattttagatGGACTAATTTCATATTCAACTTATATCAATCGTTAGAATTTTGTAGGaatctatagaaaaaataaaactattactaggatttaaaaaaagtatatgtaatgatattaatttatagtgaaaaaacttttagagTAGACAGTAACCTATCATTAAGTAAAATTTCTTTTACATCgatctatttaaatttgtgagGAATTTGAACTAATTTTAGTTCCAATATTCCCTAATCCAAGTTTTAACCGACTTAGTTGTGAAATTACCTTCTTTAAGCAAGCTTGTCATGGGGAAAAACTCGCAACAGactttcaaaacttttgaatttacTTGTTGCTTCTAGAAGAGTACGTAAAATTCACCACAATTATCCTAATttccaatgaaaaataaagtttttactaGGTATAACATTCTCTTCATAAGATAATACAACTTGCAAAAGGGTAAAATCACATGAACTAAGAAGTATAGAGTTGGCCGGATACTTTTCGAGACTAGATCCCCATAAAAATGTGGAATATTTGTCTAAAAAGATTGTAACAATCGTAAGCAAtttcacaaattataaattaacaatatgaaACTCAATCAATggctaaaaattaaaaaatctataaagttttttatttgaaaacaatcaagttttacaaatagaaaaatgtaaaagcaataaatataggaaattttttgggttaaaataaatatcaacaacaaTATCACTTGTATATGTTCAAATGATAGtactaacaaaacaaaaagttggTTCTGATCAACAATAATACTTTTGTAGGATTGATTTGATTTGAGGCGTGGGTAGTTTAGCCCAAAGGAGCTCCGAGTGCGTTGTTCTCATCATAAGTCTCTCCAGGTACAGCAGGAGTAGGGTCCAAACACCATTTGGTTCTGAGGGGCTTATCAACCTTTTGTGGTTGAGAGAACTTCAAGTTACAGACTTCTTGAGGGAAGGTTGTGCATTCGTGTTCAGGCTTGAGCTTGGGAACAAGCTTTGTTTGGAAGCGACAGGTCTTTTGGGGGTTCAAGTCACAGACCTCCTCGGGTACATCAACAAGAGAAGTGATGGTCTTGTCATGGCACTCTTCGGGTCCTTCCTCAGTGACACATCCAGCTCCGCAGATCTCAATTGGAAGCTTTTCGCACTTAGTGTCTCCAACGAATTTACCGGGTTGCTTCTCGATATATTTTGTGGTACAGGAAGACTCATAGACGGTACGACATTCTTCGGGTCCTTGACCGTTGCAGACCTTTTCCAAAGGCCTGTAACACTTCTTGATGGTCTCATCAGTGGCTTGTTGTTTGAATGTGACTTGACAGATTTTCTCAAAGTTTTCTTCGCAAACCTCTTCTTGAGAAGGTGTGAATTGTGTCACATAAGTGTAGTGACACTTTTCCACGTTCTTGTGAGTACATTCGAGGATGGGATCCTTTTGAATACTTTGAATGGTTTCTTGTTTTTCTACACAACAGAGGCCTGTTTCAGGGTCATTTTGACATCCACTGAAGTCAACAGCTCCTGATACAAGGCTGTTGCCTTGACGACCTTGCCTAGAAGGCTGACTATTGAAGCCCTGATTGAATGATGATTGACTGTTGCTTGAAAAATTTGGGCGAATAATATCTCCAGACACAACAGTGGCTACGAACCATAAAAGTCCCaactagaaataaatatatacatatgttttattatttcatattttttaaagattttagcCTTTTACTTTGACCATTTTGTTCCTTTCTCTGTATGGATGATTTAAAAACTGATGCATTAAGCCTTAAattccataaatttatatactcaCACAGATCAGTTAAGATGTCTCATCTTTTACGCAAAATATGCGTATTCGTTCTGCGTTGCTCCTTGTTGCCCTCTGTTTTAAATGCGTGTTTGTCCTTCAAATGGACGAGCACaatcttttgtatatttaatatgaaagactcgtttttttataccaaagattttaaaatatacaaattttataacatttccgttaattatgcaataattgaatctttattatcaataatcaattttatatatttattatataatatacaaaaataatctttatatatttgatgatgtttatttttctttaatatattttgttgctaATTATAGGTGTATTAGTGATAGCGTTAAAGAATCTTATTAACAATGAATTCACTTGataaatcaatttgtataaatggtccattaaaatttgaaaattgttttatctCAGACATGTATCCTAtagaatgtaaatttatttaatttttttttactttttctaataaaatgcataattaaaatacaaaagtataaaaGGATCTGTTAAACGTCAAACTTTTCCCaattaaagattaattattatctatcgTTACAATCGattgttttctaaaatttttaccAATTTGTAATTACACATTCTCTTAAGGTTCTTTATGATAATCTTgttatataaacttatttaaaattatttatgcttgtcTATATACGTTAGAGTGGGTTAAAAATTGGAATTGAAGACATCAATGAagtgaaattttggaaaattacaCTTACTATACAATACTACTCCATATCAAATTTCAGGACAATTAAACGTATTGTCTAAATTCCCCAATTagattaaaactatatttgtatatagttTGTGGATGTAcgtaatatttaatacattattaccAATTATGGTCAGAATTTGGATTACTAGAATAACTTGGTTTATACTTTTAAACTATAATCCTCTAATGGTTCAAGTTCTCTTTGTTTCCTAAATTATTTATAGGTCCCACAAATCAATTGACTGTATATTGGGGACTCTCTGAAATCCATTCCCTAGAGCACATATTTAACAATATCTTTTTTCATATCAATACACCATTTTTTCTGTTGcccaattttcaaaatttaatcccCCTCCCCTTAAAAACGATCCACCCTAATATACTAACACCTTTAAttcaatcataatattttttatttgattctaaAATCAATAAGTTATAACCATTTAAAGTTATGTGTTCATTCCAGGCATTTTTTACACGTTTTCGCCCAGTTTAAGATAAGGTAAAGATTTGTAGGAAAATCGATCTGAATCAGGATCTTAGTAAATAACACAATcctgttaataaataataaagacggtgaaatttgaatgttttgtttttatatttttagaagaaataataaattataatatagttcTACACATTTAGATCAATTGTTATTTCATGATCATCACTATTAGTGCGCaggttgtttatttttagattacacggatccaaatttatttaatttcataaccCAATctaatcaacaacaaaaaaaaaaaaaaatagaatctgaTGGACGAGCTAATTTTTGATTGAGCTGGGGCtgactaattttgaaatatgcaATTCAACCCATGGACTAAAAGTGAACATGCGCATcttattaaattccaaatacGAAACTTTAATGTAGATTTAGAAcacaattaatgaattatatataatcaaattcgGGATTGCCTGCTAATTTTCCTTAGCTATAAACCTGGGGAAAACTCAGGATCTATCTTCTTTAAGTCATTAATCATAgagaaatgaatatttcatacatttattaatttatttttctctctcaaaGCAAAAATTACGATTGAACTAAAAATATTcggttatttttatatgaatatataatttatatttggtctaaCAAACAAAACCAAACAGATTAAAGTAAGCCCAGACTCGAATTTTGGCATCATAAAATCCATACTTAAACGACTGTTCttaaaatagtgtttttaatggtgtaaataaatattaggcaAGGGGCATTACTTTGTATACATCCCTAATTcggttattatatattttattaagaagggtactaaagctttttttttcttaagtatCAGAATCGGTTATCGGAATTGACTCAATATTACCAATTCCACCGATACATATGCATAATTATTAATgtggataatataatttatttaagctaATTTGAGGAgacaaaattacaaaagttCGTCATGGTTGGAATTGGGTCGAGCAGTTTACTCTGAAATCATCAAGTAACTTTTTccctaaatatttctttttttgtacgtttattgaatgattttatttcgaacagaactgaagtcgagtccatattttctgagtcaagttcGTGTCATCAGTATCCGTCCCAggtccattaaaaaagacacgAATCCAGTCTCAAGCACCGGTTTATACTCTTTCCATTCATAGGACAAGCAGATGAAACTCAATTAAGAACTGTAACAagttcaagaccatttgatctcatgAGTATcgaaccagtaaaataatagaaaataccttttcgttatttttgcaagtatttcttttttttttcaacagtgaatcagttgaaattagatcagaggTCAAAGAATGAAGAGTctgactttaaatatctaacaaaagaGGGGTCTTAATATGACCCAACCAGAAATTAATTGACTTCTGAGCACGAAGTGCAggaactttttcaaatttaaattaattcacaactatttatgattgatatatttatgaattttctaattgtaattaataaaaaattaaaaaaagtaaaacattttcttatttgcttattaaattcctttatacatatttaagaatTGGAATTGTCCATAAAGATGGTATCGGAATCGGAACCAGCTGAAAATTAGACATGTGTACATCcctaatattattacttaatacagGATTTTAAGGCCGTTTTCTcatgaaattgttttatttaaggCAGATATTTTTGGACAATCAAACGCAACATACCTGCAAAAAAGTATGCATTCACTTTTTCGTCCAATTCTTAACAATTATCTATATATGCAATGTTGGAAAAAAGTATATCCCTAATATTACTTTATCTTCTTAAGATAATACGACTCGGGAGGAATAAAGTAAcatgaactaaaaataaatggcGGCCTGTTTTTTTGTAACGAGAATATGATGTACTTTGATAGTCCTCACTCCATTATTTGGATCGTCCATGCAACCAtgcacactttaaaaaaaactaaagattcaaaataataatgtattgatTTGACGCCCAGAGAGAACTGGTGGAGAATATTGTTGGGGAAAGCTTATAACAATGGCTAAAAATTTCATTAGaaagaaagtttaaaattaactatGTTAAGATAtccaaatcaataaaaacaaaaaaatgattgaagtatattaaactcaataaaaagcaaaagttttttttattttttttttttttagataaaaagtttttatttcaaaaca from Lepeophtheirus salmonis chromosome 1, UVic_Lsal_1.4, whole genome shotgun sequence includes these protein-coding regions:
- the LOC121115739 gene encoding uncharacterized protein — its product is MHQFLNHPYRERNKMVKLGLLWFVATVVSGDIIRPNFSSNSQSSFNQGFNSQPSRQGRQGNSLVSGAVDFSGCQNDPETGLCCVEKQETIQSIQKDPILECTHKNVEKCHYTYVTQFTPSQEEVCEENFEKICQVTFKQQATDETIKKCYRPLEKVCNGQGPEECRTVYESSCTTKYIEKQPGKFVGDTKCEKLPIEICGAGCVTEEGPEECHDKTITSLVDVPEEVCDLNPQKTCRFQTKLVPKLKPEHECTTFPQEVCNLKFSQPQKVDKPLRTKWCLDPTPAVPGETYDENNALGAPLG
- the LOC121115731 gene encoding uncharacterized protein; this encodes MINSKQTTKMIKFGLLLFVATVVSGDIIRPSFSSNSQSSFNQGFNSQPSRQGRQGNSLVSGAVDFSGCQNDPETGLCCVEKQETIQSIQKDPILECTHKNVEKCHYTYVTQFTPSQEEVCEENFEKICQVTFKQQATEETIKKCYRPLEKVCNGQGPEECRTVYESSCTTKYIEKQPGKFVGDTKCEKLPIEICGAGCVTEEGPEECHDKTITSLVDVPEEVCDLNPQKTCRFQTKLVPKLKPEHECTTFPQEVCNLKFSQPQKVDKPLRTKWCLDPTPAAPGETYDENNALGAPLG